A region from the Pithys albifrons albifrons isolate INPA30051 chromosome Z, PitAlb_v1, whole genome shotgun sequence genome encodes:
- the UBQLN1 gene encoding ubiquilin-1 isoform X2, giving the protein MSERVGDPAGGPPGSPTRDSASAVEARIIKVTVKTPKEKEEFAVSENSSIRQFKEEISKRFKSHTDQLVLIFAGKILKDQDTLTQHGIHDGLTVHLVIKTQNRSQDHPAQQASTTGSTATTSTSSNSTSTPASTNSNPFGLGGLGGLAGLSSLGLSTSNFSELQSQMQRQLMSNPEMMVQIMENPFVQSMLSNPDLMRQLIMANPQMQQLIQRNPEISHMLNNPDIMRQTLELARNPAMMQEMMRNQDRALSNLESIPGGYNALRRMYTDIEPILNAAQEQFGGNPFASLVSNPSAGGDSQPSRTENRDPLPNPWASQSSSQTSTTNTSTSGESSNSGNAENGTSGTMGQSSTGPNVGLGLGAAMFNTPGMQSLLQQITENPQLMQNMLSAPYMRSMMQSLSQNPDLAVQMMLNNPLFVGNPQLQEQMRQQLPTFLQQMQNPDTLSAMSNPRAMQALLQIQQGLQTLATEAPGLIPGFNPGLDGLGSSGAPTGSTVPSSASTENQSPASGTAEPGHQQFVHQMLQALAGANAQLQNPEVRFQQQLEQLSAMGFLNREANLQALIATGGDINAAIERLLGSQPS; this is encoded by the exons ttcaAGGAAGAAATCTCTAAACGTTTCAAATCCCACACTGATCAGCTTGTGTTGATATTTGCTGGAAAAATCTTAAAAGATCAAGATACTTTGACTCAACATGGAATTCATGATGGACTCACTGTTCACCTGGTtatcaaaacacaaaacag ATCACAAGACCACCCAGCTCAACAAGCAAGCACCACTGGGAGTACTGCTACCACATCAACATCAAGCAATAGTACTTCAACACCAGCTTCAACAAATAGTAACCCTTTTGGTTTGG GTGGCCTTGGAGGTTTGGCAGGTCTGAGTAGCCTGGGCTTAAGTACTTCAAACTTTTCAGAGCTGCAAAGTCAGATGCAACGGCAACTTATGTCCAACCCAGAAATGATGGTGCAGATAATGGAAAATCCATTTGTTCAGAGCATGCTTTCAAATCCTGACCTGATGAGGCAGTTAATTATGGCTAACCCTCAAATGCAGCAACTGATACAGAGAAATCCAGAAATCAGTCACATGCTGAATAATCCAGATATAATGAGACAG ACACTAGAACTTGCTAGAAACCCTGCAATGATGCAGGAAATGATGCGAAACCAGGACCGGGCCTTGAGCAACCTTGAGAGTATCCCAGGTGGATACAATGCCTTGCGACGTATGTACACAGATATTGAGCCAATATTGAAtgcagcacaggaacag TTTGGAGGTAACCCATTTGCTTCTTTAGTAAGCAATCCATCAGCAGGAGGGGACAGTCAGCCATCCCGTACAGAAAATAGAGATCCTCTGCCAAATCCCTGGGCTTCTCAGTCCAGCTCACAGACTTCTACGACAAATACCAGCACTAGTGGTGAGAGCAGTAACAGTGGTAATGCTGAAAATGGCACTTCTGGCACTATGGGACAGAGCTCAACCGGACCGAATGTGGGACTTGGACTTGGAG ctGCTATGTTCAACACACCAGGAATGCAGAGCTTATTACAGCAGATAACAGAAAACCCACAGCTTATGCAGAATATGTTGTCTGCACCCTACATGAGAAGCATGATGCAATCATTAAGCCAGAATCCTGATCTTGCAGTACAG ATGATGCTGAATAATCCTTTATTTGTTGGAAATCCTCAGCTTCAGGAACAAATGAGACAACAACTTCCAACTTTCCTTCAGCAA ATGCAGAATCCTGACACTTTATCAGCTATGTCAAACCCTAGAGCAATGCAGGCTCTGCTACAGATTCAGCAGGGGTTGCAGACATTAGCGACAGAAGCACCGGGGCTTATACCAGG ATTTAATCCTGGTTTAGATGGATTGGGAAGCAGTGGAGCTCCTACAGGGTCCACTGTACCTAGTTCTGCTTCAACCGAAAATCAAAGTCCAGCTTCAGGAACTGCTGAGCCTGGTCACCAGCAGTTTGTCCACCAGATGTTGCAGGCACTTGCTGGTGCAAATGCTCAG TTGCAAAACCCAGAAGTTCGATTTCAACAACAACTGGAACAGCTGAGTGCAATGGGCTTTCTGAACCGTGAAGCAAATTTACAAGCACTGATAGCAACAGGAGGAGACATCAATGCAGCTATTGAAAGGCTGCTTGGCTCTCAACCTTCATAG
- the UBQLN1 gene encoding ubiquilin-1 isoform X1: MSERVGDPAGGPPGSPTRDSASAVEARIIKVTVKTPKEKEEFAVSENSSIRQFKEEISKRFKSHTDQLVLIFAGKILKDQDTLTQHGIHDGLTVHLVIKTQNRSQDHPAQQASTTGSTATTSTSSNSTSTPASTNSNPFGLGGLGGLAGLSSLGLSTSNFSELQSQMQRQLMSNPEMMVQIMENPFVQSMLSNPDLMRQLIMANPQMQQLIQRNPEISHMLNNPDIMRQTLELARNPAMMQEMMRNQDRALSNLESIPGGYNALRRMYTDIEPILNAAQEQFGGNPFASLVSNPSAGGDSQPSRTENRDPLPNPWASQSSSQTSTTNTSTSGESSNSGNAENGTSGTMGQSSTGPNVGLGLGAAMFNTPGMQSLLQQITENPQLMQNMLSAPYMRSMMQSLSQNPDLAVQMMLNNPLFVGNPQLQEQMRQQLPTFLQQMQNPDTLSAMSNPRAMQALLQIQQGLQTLATEAPGLIPGFNPGLDGLGSSGAPTGSTVPSSASTENQSPASGTAEPGHQQFVHQMLQALAGANAQQLQNPEVRFQQQLEQLSAMGFLNREANLQALIATGGDINAAIERLLGSQPS; this comes from the exons ttcaAGGAAGAAATCTCTAAACGTTTCAAATCCCACACTGATCAGCTTGTGTTGATATTTGCTGGAAAAATCTTAAAAGATCAAGATACTTTGACTCAACATGGAATTCATGATGGACTCACTGTTCACCTGGTtatcaaaacacaaaacag ATCACAAGACCACCCAGCTCAACAAGCAAGCACCACTGGGAGTACTGCTACCACATCAACATCAAGCAATAGTACTTCAACACCAGCTTCAACAAATAGTAACCCTTTTGGTTTGG GTGGCCTTGGAGGTTTGGCAGGTCTGAGTAGCCTGGGCTTAAGTACTTCAAACTTTTCAGAGCTGCAAAGTCAGATGCAACGGCAACTTATGTCCAACCCAGAAATGATGGTGCAGATAATGGAAAATCCATTTGTTCAGAGCATGCTTTCAAATCCTGACCTGATGAGGCAGTTAATTATGGCTAACCCTCAAATGCAGCAACTGATACAGAGAAATCCAGAAATCAGTCACATGCTGAATAATCCAGATATAATGAGACAG ACACTAGAACTTGCTAGAAACCCTGCAATGATGCAGGAAATGATGCGAAACCAGGACCGGGCCTTGAGCAACCTTGAGAGTATCCCAGGTGGATACAATGCCTTGCGACGTATGTACACAGATATTGAGCCAATATTGAAtgcagcacaggaacag TTTGGAGGTAACCCATTTGCTTCTTTAGTAAGCAATCCATCAGCAGGAGGGGACAGTCAGCCATCCCGTACAGAAAATAGAGATCCTCTGCCAAATCCCTGGGCTTCTCAGTCCAGCTCACAGACTTCTACGACAAATACCAGCACTAGTGGTGAGAGCAGTAACAGTGGTAATGCTGAAAATGGCACTTCTGGCACTATGGGACAGAGCTCAACCGGACCGAATGTGGGACTTGGACTTGGAG ctGCTATGTTCAACACACCAGGAATGCAGAGCTTATTACAGCAGATAACAGAAAACCCACAGCTTATGCAGAATATGTTGTCTGCACCCTACATGAGAAGCATGATGCAATCATTAAGCCAGAATCCTGATCTTGCAGTACAG ATGATGCTGAATAATCCTTTATTTGTTGGAAATCCTCAGCTTCAGGAACAAATGAGACAACAACTTCCAACTTTCCTTCAGCAA ATGCAGAATCCTGACACTTTATCAGCTATGTCAAACCCTAGAGCAATGCAGGCTCTGCTACAGATTCAGCAGGGGTTGCAGACATTAGCGACAGAAGCACCGGGGCTTATACCAGG ATTTAATCCTGGTTTAGATGGATTGGGAAGCAGTGGAGCTCCTACAGGGTCCACTGTACCTAGTTCTGCTTCAACCGAAAATCAAAGTCCAGCTTCAGGAACTGCTGAGCCTGGTCACCAGCAGTTTGTCCACCAGATGTTGCAGGCACTTGCTGGTGCAAATGCTCAG CAGTTGCAAAACCCAGAAGTTCGATTTCAACAACAACTGGAACAGCTGAGTGCAATGGGCTTTCTGAACCGTGAAGCAAATTTACAAGCACTGATAGCAACAGGAGGAGACATCAATGCAGCTATTGAAAGGCTGCTTGGCTCTCAACCTTCATAG